A genome region from bacterium includes the following:
- a CDS encoding glycogen-binding domain-containing protein, translating into MRITKFLFAIILIYIGFSLSCAITSSIKNRMPPPHKVDGGILFKYENSAARQVQICGNFNNWCGTKDTGGILDPSIGMMFDDESDGIWETTLDLPPGRYQYKFVIDRVNWTIDPSSADTDFEDGIENSMVIVK; encoded by the coding sequence ATGAGAATAACGAAGTTCCTATTTGCTATTATTTTAATCTATATAGGATTCTCTTTATCGTGTGCTATAACCTCCTCGATAAAAAACCGCATGCCTCCACCTCATAAAGTGGATGGCGGCATTTTGTTCAAATATGAAAACTCAGCCGCAAGGCAGGTTCAAATTTGCGGTAATTTTAATAATTGGTGCGGGACTAAGGATACCGGAGGTATCCTCGATCCATCAATCGGCATGATGTTTGATGATGAAAGTGATGGTATATGGGAAACAACACTCGATCTTCCCCCGGGAAGATATCAATACAAATTTGTTATCGATAGAGTAAATTGGACGATCGATCCCTCCAGCGCCGATACGGATTTCGAGGATGGCATTGAGAATAGCATGGTTATTGTTAAATAG
- a CDS encoding glycogen-binding domain-containing protein: YEYKFVVDGTYIEDPDNPDKISDPYGGNNSVFTVDVAAESPATQGLSEIAVKEGVVLEYYNPSARSVSVAGSFNNWSSNADPFDTDGEGNWSITLELDPGKYEYKFVVDDSWQPDSDNPRSESDGYGGINSVIEIDLEGKLVKTEVDVEQEKVSNTFLNSRVYIGGKYTAIAESRWARDFDGRFRLDKPRHRLESYIRIKISNDVTAWGGINMDTRDAGRIYEASLALDSAAIELVGNSIEGQVYYNRPVGGIGDPLEIIGSSIIAGAPGETLPFGLGTGGAFLKGEIYSVAFRAIYCDRFESWATEEHTGEALLDNLGRLRYGLFREDVIDPFLKQDVYTEYSTDIFGLSLSRRIGPLDLGVALRYDSGIFWYSLTELDIPSLQNWVDSTGSESDWFALGNSELLWGGFTKIALGPGSIWAEYLSYNYDGGVQAGNLENDAGDGNGSIDVELGKMYGHFAGLGLMVNPYDEVGFKLGYSSQVFSAPEDTGVFFLPAPSTDDDGHVDIEAIEIEPGMDPTWWESYFAQVNIDLPVKIWARGGIEAMDDHLEGNKRKVNRFGVGARGTVLWNFIGFDMFNDWAFAKLPQGVEQREALSKVGIRLHLSDQWYVNLDVAYHKIYCENALDSIEIDETAIPVFAGIQFMPVENVRLELYWGLHPLMANGWRAGRREFVEKYMNDNSVTFAESWKALENVRQIGLRGEIDF; encoded by the coding sequence TTGCAGGTTCTTTCAATAACTGGTCTTCAAATGCAGACCCTTTTGATACCGATGGAGAGGGAAATTGGTCGATTACATTAGAACTCGATCCGGGAAAATACGAATATAAATTCGTTGTCGATGATTCATGGCAACCCGATTCGGACAACCCTCGATCGGAATCCGATGGTTATGGTGGGATCAATTCGGTTATAGAGATTGACCTAGAGGGAAAGCTGGTTAAAACCGAGGTCGATGTCGAACAAGAAAAGGTGTCGAATACATTTTTAAACAGTCGCGTATATATCGGTGGGAAATACACAGCAATAGCTGAAAGCCGTTGGGCTCGCGATTTCGATGGAAGGTTTCGGCTGGATAAGCCGCGTCATCGCCTCGAATCATATATTAGGATTAAGATCAGTAACGATGTTACTGCATGGGGTGGCATTAATATGGATACCCGCGATGCTGGAAGGATTTATGAAGCATCGCTCGCTTTAGACAGCGCCGCAATCGAACTTGTCGGCAACTCGATAGAGGGACAGGTATATTATAATCGACCGGTTGGCGGTATCGGAGATCCGCTGGAGATTATTGGGTCATCAATAATTGCGGGCGCGCCGGGAGAAACATTGCCATTTGGCTTGGGAACAGGTGGAGCATTTCTCAAGGGGGAGATATACAGTGTTGCTTTCAGGGCGATTTATTGCGATCGATTTGAATCGTGGGCTACAGAAGAACACACGGGGGAAGCGCTTTTAGACAATCTAGGTAGGCTTCGTTATGGACTTTTTCGCGAGGACGTCATTGACCCCTTTCTTAAACAAGATGTATATACTGAATATAGCACGGATATATTCGGGTTAAGCCTTTCAAGGAGGATTGGTCCCTTGGATTTAGGGGTGGCATTAAGATATGATTCCGGAATTTTTTGGTATTCCCTAACTGAACTCGATATTCCGAGTCTTCAAAATTGGGTGGACTCGACTGGTTCCGAAAGCGACTGGTTTGCGCTTGGAAATTCAGAATTGCTATGGGGCGGTTTCACTAAAATCGCATTAGGACCGGGCAGTATATGGGCAGAATACCTTTCATATAATTATGATGGAGGGGTTCAAGCAGGTAATCTCGAAAATGATGCAGGTGATGGAAATGGTTCTATCGATGTCGAGCTTGGCAAAATGTATGGTCATTTTGCGGGGTTAGGCCTTATGGTAAATCCTTACGATGAAGTTGGATTCAAACTAGGATATTCCTCACAGGTTTTTTCCGCCCCCGAAGATACAGGAGTGTTTTTCTTGCCAGCTCCATCGACCGATGATGATGGCCATGTCGATATTGAAGCAATAGAGATCGAGCCCGGGATGGATCCCACTTGGTGGGAATCATATTTTGCTCAGGTAAATATCGATTTGCCTGTTAAGATATGGGCGCGAGGTGGTATAGAAGCGATGGATGATCATCTCGAAGGTAATAAGCGAAAAGTCAACCGGTTTGGGGTGGGGGCTCGTGGAACAGTGCTATGGAATTTTATTGGATTCGATATGTTTAACGATTGGGCTTTCGCGAAACTTCCGCAGGGTGTCGAGCAGAGAGAGGCTTTATCTAAAGTGGGTATTCGCCTTCATCTTTCCGATCAATGGTATGTCAACCTCGATGTGGCGTATCATAAGATATATTGCGAGAATGCTCTCGACTCGATAGAGATAGACGAAACAGCAATCCCTGTATTTGCAGGGATTCAGTTTATGCCTGTAGAAAATGTTCGGCTTGAATTATATTGGGGATTGCATCCGCTTATGGCTAATGGTTGGCGTGCTGGAAGACGTGAGTTTGTAGAAAAATACATGAATGACAACTCGGTCACGTTTGCCGAATCCTGGAAAGCTTTAGAAAATGTTCGCCAGATAGGCCTTCGTGGGGAGATAGATTTTTAA